The nucleotide window tgagagacccccccccccaggatgcAGGAATTTCCATTGTAACAACAGGACTAACATGTTTCCTGAGACCtgggactttcagtgctaaaatttGGAGTTTCCACGTGAACTGCATCGAAGTGCTCGCCAGAGTCACAGGGCAAACACATGCCTGAGTTACAGGGTGGTTGGTCTAGTCTTCTAGGACTCCTACAAAAGACAAAGCTTCTTACCTGCCGAGTTAGGTGTTGGATGAGCTAGGAGGATGCTTACCAGATGTGGAGTGAATTTAACACGCCTGTGGGCTTTCTGCAGATTAATCTGGCCTTCTTTCTGATGACCTTCTGGATAGTGAAAAACAAGCTCTCCTCCCTCAACAGAGATGTGTCCACCCTCCAGAACACCAGGTGAGGATGAGTCAGAGGAATATCCCCCATCCAGAGCATTATCCTCAGAGCTCCAAGGATCTGATGTCCAGAGAGAATGGACTTTGCCCTGATACACAGGGATTGCTTCCATGCCTTACATAGTAGGTCCTGAGAACATTTCTATCCTTACAACACACTCAAAACATCACATAACAGTTCCCAGAACCCAGCGCACCCTTTCATGGTCATGCCTTCATGCGTTTTAtgccccctgccttccccttctCTTGCCCCATGTGAACGCAGGTTCATCAACCACATGTCACTTCGTCTAAGAGTTTGGGAATGTCCTTTGCTTTCCTCAACTTTGCACAGAATCAGTAGCCTCTATTCTGGGCAAAGCACATTCTGGGTCAGGTCATGGAGAAGGTGGGGACAGGAACAGCCCTGGATGGGATCTGGGCAGAAGTACCTCACTTTGCAAATGTTATAAGtgatcatttgtttttgtcttgccaCCAGACTCTAAGGGCTGTGGAAACAGAAGTCTTGTCTTGGTTGTTCTGAATGCCCAAGCCCCAGCCTAGGGCCAGGGGCACAGAATGTTCTCGACAATGTCAGCTGAGCAAAATTAGGGGTCTTCCTGAAGCATCGTGACCTTTTTGAAACTCACATTCTGGAGTGTCACTACCATCCCTAGTCCTAGTCAAACTGTCATCCCTGACCCAAacaccatttctttttatggaatcATTGACGATAAAGATCCAAGTTGGTCGCTACTCAGTAGGAAGCATCCGTGGAGTGGACTTGAAaacaggtggggtggggagggggctgttgCTCCCAGTGCATCACgagcctcctctctccttctacccAGGATGCTGACATTCAAAGCGACGGCTCAGCTCCTCATCCTGGGCTGCACGTGGTGTCTGGGTGTCCTGCAGGTGGGGCCAGCTGCCCGCATCATGGCTTACCTCTTCACCATCATCAACAGCCTGCAGGGAGTGTTCATCTTCCTGGTGTACTGCCTCCTCAGCCAGCAGGTAAACACCAACCCCTTTTTTTATTGTCATAAAGTTAGGACATAGTGTAATGAACCCTTGAATCGTTTCAATCTATGTTCTCTGAATTTTCATATAAGCTGTGAGCCATGTGTAAACACTATCTATGTTCTCTCTACTTCAAGATATTCTTGATTATAAGATACATGAATTTATTAACAGCTTTCAGAAAGTAAATAGTTGCTACATCAAGGAAAtatgtttttcttcagttttcccatttgtaataGTCAGCTATTGCCGTGTAACAAACGACCTCAAAAATCTCCGGAGCTGAAACACAAACgtttgcttttctcattctcaAGTCTGATTGAGGTTCAGCCGATCTTGTCTGGGCTCAGCTTGGCTTGGTTCTAGAATGTAGATTATATTCAGGTCTTCTCCTTGAGACTCCTCCTGAGGCTTAGCGGAAAGTGAGAAGCTCCCTAGGATCTGTTCTTCTGATGACAATGGCAAAATCACAAGAAGACAAGTCCTGTTGGACAGGGGCCATTTCAAGCCTTGTGGTCCTGCTTGAATCACTTCCACTGATATTGCCTTGGCCAAAGAAAGTCATATGTCCAAGCCCAAAGTCAAGGGAAAAGAACCCTCTAGCCACCAGGAGGCTAAGACAGGGTGTAATACTGTGACAGAGGAGTGAATAATTGAAATCTCTAATGCAATCCACCACACCACTTACACACATGAATTCTTAATCACATTTCCATGTGATGGGATAGTTTCCAtactaatacattttaatagtTCTATGACGGCATTAAATAATAAGTTAATCTTTCCAACAtgttattatgaacattttcaaacacacaaaaaggtTAAAACAATTATGCAATGGACACATATATACCAATCACTTCAATTATCTTTGTGCTATATTTGTTTTGCCACATTGTCTGTCTACATATCCATTCTTTTACCCATTCTCCACCACTAAGTCCCTGGTAACCCCTATTCTACTTTGTGGCTCAATTACTTAGACTATTATAAGGATCTCAGGTATGTGGAACCAGACGATATTTGTCCTTTGTTCcaggcttatttcactgagcgtaatgccttcaaggtccatccacgttgcagCCTGTATCAGAATaccattcctttttaaggctcaatgaataatatttcattgtccaTATATGCCACGTGTTGttgaagttttttaaaacttgttctaTTCCTGACTCACTGGTTTCTCTCTTCACCCACCAATGTTAACAGAAACCATTCCAGTCTTGTCTTTGATATTCCAGGTCCGAAAATGGTTCAGAGAGATCATGAAATCTAAACCTGAGTCTGAGACTTACACACTTTCCACCAGGTTTGGCGCAAACTCAAGACCCAGTGAGGTAAGAGGACTTGTGATTTATTCTAATGTTTCCTCCCTTGACACCCAAAACCCCCTCTCTGCGTCTTAGTATGAGGTCCCTTCCCTGGAGGGTATGACGGAGAGCTCTTTTCCTGATGACCTGGTTTGCATTTCTCATTCTTACCGTATCGTTCCTCAGTTGACCCTTCCCTGATTGCTGACAGTGCTTAAGCTGGCTTGTGTATATATTCTCATCATACAAACGAGTAAGGGTCAAACGTGTCACCAGCATAACTACCATCTAACGTAGAATCCTTGGGGGGGGAGGCTTAGAATCACAGACATAGAGCATTGGTCATCATCCTCTGAATCCTGCTATCCCTTGGAGAGGTGGACGTAAGCCCAGTGGTGTTGGCAGAAAGGGCTCCAGGAGAGGCACCTCACCCCAGCTGCTCTACATAATTATAGGAGAGGAGCATACGGAATAATGGGACCTTCCAGGGAGAGGAAATGGTCTTGTTAGAAAGAGGACCTCCATGGAACTTGATAGCTGGTCTTCAACTGTTCCTCTATTGATTTAACTCAGACTCGATGCACCAAGGAATGAGTTTCCAGCACTACCTTGGACCTCTCTGTAGCTGTCCCTTATTTGCCTTTTTGGAGAAATGAGAGAACATACTTCTCCAAGAAGGCATGCCCCTAGATAGGCAAGAAGGGCTCCAAAACTCATAATCCAAAAAATTTTTCCCAGTCTCATTTGTATGCTCCCATACACCCACCACATCTGCTAGCCAAGGAGCCTTCAAatgtgctgtttttaaaataaacagaattgagACACATAGTTTTCCACATTCTTTGAGCTAATATGTGATATTCTCAGCACTGGAAATATTGAGTCACTAAAGAAGCATCTATCCCTAACTGGAGGCGAATTCATTCAAAATCTCTCCAAAAGgtctaaaaggaaaacaagaccaaaaaaaaaaaaatcttagggcaAGTCAAGtgatcagaaaacaaaacaaaactgtgagtATCAGATTTAAATCATTCCCAATGAGAGTAAAATTGTAAAAGGGACTGACTGCTGGCTGTGACCATTAAAAGACTTCCTtgataatccagaataattttCAAAGCTTCCAGCACTCCAGTAACTGGTTTCCTACAATAaataaggaatttttttattattattgttctgtaacattgtgtaaattgAGTAAGATGAGTGTATCTTTGAAAGGGGAATATATAgaggggaatatatatatatatatgggaatatatatataggggaatatatatatatatatatatatatatatatatatatattagctcCCTGTAGGAAATACATTCACTTTAATTAAAAGAATCTCTGAAGCTTTTACTTTTCTAGGCACAGAGTATGattaaaaagctaagaaaaaaaaaaaatccagggcgcctgagtggctcagtcagttgagtgtctgactcttgatttcggctctggtcatgatccctgggttgtgggtttgagccctgtgctaagtgtggagcctgcttaaggttctctctctctctctctctctctctctctctctctccccctttgccctgctcatgcactctctctaaaacaaatttttttttaaatccttcctctttctccatggACAAATTTGCCCTTGGGTTAAATTCCTAGCTGTGCTCTCTAGAAACTTGCTAACGTTGGAAGGTCAGTTCTGCAACCAGGTAATATTGTTTGTGGAAAAAGTCATGTCTGACTAGACAGAGAGTTCTGTGAATGAACCGTAAATAACAGGAGGGAAATGGTAGCTTTGGACTTCCTGCATACAATGACTCATATAACAAGGCCAGGAACCCCTGTCCTCACTGGCTGCTACAGGAGGTATCGCTTTTCTCGTGCAGCTTTTAAACCAGGCTGTAACTTGTAGGTGGTAAACGTGATATTTGTTGAGTTCTACAACGTGTCAAGGTGCTGCAGTGGGCAAGAGacatacaaaaggaaaaagacgtcgggcgcctgggtggtcagtcggttgagtgtccgacttcagctcaggtcaaagcatctgactcttgatttcagctcaggtcgtgatcccagattcatgagatcgagcccctattgggctctgtgctgacagggcagagcctgcttgagattctctgtctctctctctctctctctctcagcctctcccccctctcaacataagtaaataaacatctttttaaaactaaaaaaaaaaaaagaattcttcatttGGGATTTTTTAATTCTCccacttcttaaaattttttttaatgtttgtttatttttgagagaaagagagagagcgagcatgagcaggagaggggcagagagagagggagacacagaatccgaagcaggctccaggctctgagctgtcagcacagagcccgacgcggggatcaaactcacggactgcaagatcatgacctgagccgaagtcagatgctcaaccgactgagccacccaggcgccccaagaagtccTCCCATTTAGGCTGAAGAAGGCCACACCTGTCCTAAGATTCCAAAATGCTAGGCGATCATGTCATTCTTTCCTGCCGGATGGAGCTCTTATCGCCAAGGACTTGCTAACAGGCTCTGAAAAAGCCACAATAACCCAGTTTTTGACCAGTTTGATCCAGTTCAGACACCAGGCTAACCATCCAGATGACCTCAATATCATTTCCATCcaactgtgatttttaaaaaaagcacacctaggggcgtctgggtggctcagtcggttgggcatccgacctcagctcaggtcgtgatctcacagttcgtgggttcgagccccccgtcgggctctgtgctgacagcccagagcctggagcctgcttccgattctgtgtctccctctctctctgtacttccctgctcatgctctgtctctctcaaaaatgaattaaatgttaaaagaatttaaaaacacacacacacctaccggCACCATGACAGATCCAACTGTGTCCAcgtgggggaagaaaagaggtgGCACTTTGATTCCTAGAagccccctcccccttgcctGAAAAACCCCCACGTCAGCTTTGCTTACCAGCCCCTTAATTAGCCTAACCCCATAAAACCCTGACCATGAGACCTAACCAGGGAGAAGGTGCCTTTAGAACATGAgctccctggggtgcctgggtggctcagtcagttgagcgcccgaatcttggcttcggctcaggtcatgacgtcatgggattgagccccatttcaggctctgtcctgagcgtggagtctgcttgaggttccctccccccacctctctctctctctctgcctctccccccccccaaaaaattaaaaaaaaaaagattaattttaaaaataaatttttaaaaaagaacacaagctCCCCGTCTCTGTTCTCTGGCCATTGAATAAATTACCAGCTTACCATCAAATACTGTTTTGGTATTTGGCCATTCGACAAATGGTATATTGAGGAGGCAAGGGAGCTACCACTTAAGTAACACCGCCTTTAACCCACTTCTGcactttctttctgttttattggtgggggtgggggtgggggtgatggttgctttgttctgtttcatCCTTACGTCTACCTTTAATCTAAACGTCTTTTgcttgttgggggaggggggggtgtttTCCCAGAGCAACTGAAGAGAAAATATTCGAACTAGAACATTCGACCCCACATGGAAAGTCACAGCCACGGATTTGGTTGGCATCGTGAAGAACAGAGCTGGAGACCAGGGGGACCATTACTTTGACCTCCTTGGAGAGGAAATGTTCAGCCTTTACTTCCTGAAGTGTTTGTTCTGCGTAACGGGCCCCCAGTAAATGGGTGTTGCATTGGGTTTCTCTTCGCTGTCATGGGCTCAGCCAGTGCTTGTCGCTGGGGACCCCAATCATGACCATTGCAAATAGTCCCTGGACGTTTTATAAACAAGGAAGGCCCCTTTAAAGGCCTTTCCTCAAATTCTTACACGCATTCGTCCTAACCTTGCTCTTGAAACTCATCCAGTCCTTCAGACCCTCAGCTTCTCCCAAACTGTCAGCTGTACCTCCTTTCTTATCCAGGCTAAAGCTCACGGTCAACCATGTCGAAAGATTTTCTCCCCTAATCGTGACACCTTGCTCCCTCATTCTGATTCCATTCTGATTCCGGGGAACACCTTGATCCAGGACCAGTCCAACAATGGCAGTCACTACAGATTGCTAAGTCAGCAGCCGTCACCATATCATATGCTCCTTATCAACACAACCTTGGTAATTTGCAGGTGTGGGACAGCAGTGTGCCTGGACGCAGGGGGCCAGCTGAGACTGGTCCGAGCCCAGTTATTCTCAACCAGAGGTGATTCCCCACCCCCATAGGACAGTTGACAAAGTCTGGAGGCCATTTTTTGTTGTCATGACTGGGGAAAGGCAGGGGAATGCTACTGGCATGTATGTGGTAAAGGGCAGGGATGATGCTAAACGTCCCATAATGAACAAGACAGCCCCCACATCCACACAACCAAGGATTATCAATCCCTAAATGTCAGTAGCGCTGAGGTCAAGAAACCCCAGCCTAAACTAGCCGTAGCGATTGTGTTCCCATCTGCTAGAGACTGGTTTCGGATGGGTGCGTCTGGACCAGTTCTGGGCAATGAGATATAAGAAACACCTACTGGAAAATACTTTTTCTCCTTGatagaaacaaagacaaattcAAGGGCAGCCTTCCCGTGACGTCCTGGTTTGGGCTGCTACACGACCCTATTGCTAAGCCACTTTGGGTCGGGTAATGTTATTTGGAGTCCAAAGCATCCTTCCTTGTGAACAAACCACTTCTCCATCAGGGCAGTGAGATCCCAGAATCACTCGGTTTGGAGTCATTACAAATACGTGCTTTCTGATATACACCAGACTCTCCATGCTACCCGGAATTTGTTCTTCCTGTCCGTAGTCCGCTTCCCCCCAAGAAAAGCTGTAGCTTTtcacttccttcctctgcccccatcACCTTTCCCCTTACATGAGGCAGGAGACCTTGTCGACTCCTTCAGAGATAACAAACACCAGCTGACAGGAACTACCCCAACTTCCTGACGTCCTTTACAAATACATCCACATCCATGCCTacccttgcttccttccctcactgGTGCCCTTCGTCCCTTCTTCCATTCTTCCACAACAGCACAGGGATCCCTCCTCTGGTTCAAGGCTAACCCCTCCCTCTGTGCTTTGCTTATCCCCTCCGGCCTCTCTGGGGACTTTTCTCCACTGatatctcctctctctgtcttgagTCTCCCACCTCTCCGACCTCCTGTCTCCTGGTTCTTCCCCCAGAGGTATTTAAATATACTGAAGGGGccgctgggtggttcagtcggttaaagcatccaactgttggtttcagctcaggtcatgatcgcgcagtTGAGGAGTTtgcgccccacatcgggctctgtgctgacggtgtggaatctgcttgggattctctctctctccctctttctctctgcaccccccccccactctctctttctcaaaataaataagctttaataaagaaagaaactaaaaagaggttagcaaactttttctgccAATGgccaaataacaaatattttagacttttcaggatctgtgtgtgtgtgtgtgtgtgtgtgtttattagaaacataaaaaccaTTTCTAACTCACTGGCCATACGAAAACAGGCTGCACTCAGGATttgacagcccccccccccaccaagctaTAATTTGCTGGCCCTTGTgctaaaggaagagaaatggtaGAATCTAGGAAAATGGCCACTTGTACATTTCTCAACTCCTCTCCATCCCCTACACTAATGTATCTGCTTCTTTAAACCCAGAGTCTGCTGGGACCAATGGCATCTGGGTAGAGATGAGGGTGGTGTCTCTAGGGGAATCCCCAAAGGGAAATCTGGGGGTGAAATGTCTCCCCCATGCACCAGGTGGAGAGTCCCAAGATAAGCTGAAGAACACTCCAGGCTGAAGATCAGACACTGCCCATCCCAGGAAGAGTCTGGCCCACAGGGGTCCAGGGATAGGCCCGCATcactcccgtgtgtgtgtgtgtgtgtgtgtgtgtatgtgtgtgtgtgtgtgagatcccTCTGGCCCCCAAGAACTCCAAGAGGAGCCCTGCTCCTGAATCTAGGAGGAAGCAGAGACCAGGGAACAAGGAGGTGTCTCTGCTTACCTGCCTGGTGTGCACATGCACCTCTTGGGGCGAAGAATCCGCCTCCTCCCATCGCTTGGGAAACTGCCCCAACCCCTGCTTAGAGTTCTCAGCCCCCAGGTCTGAGCcccaagaagaaatgacaacACTGACAGGTCCTGGCAGCTGCAAAGAGGATGGTCCGATGTAACTGACGCCCTCCCAACAGACCTGCTGGAGTAGACAGACAACTTAACACGAGAATAATTCCAATAAGAACTGAACACAATCAAATAAGAATGTAAGGAGATTCGAGTA belongs to Lynx canadensis isolate LIC74 unplaced genomic scaffold, mLynCan4.pri.v2 scaffold_86_arrow_ctg1, whole genome shotgun sequence and includes:
- the LOC115508211 gene encoding adhesion G protein-coupled receptor E3-like, with the translated sequence MWSEFNTPVGFLQINLAFFLMTFWIVKNKLSSLNRDVSTLQNTRMLTFKATAQLLILGCTWCLGVLQVGPAARIMAYLFTIINSLQGVFIFLVYCLLSQQVRKWFREIMKSKPESETYTLSTRFGANSRPSEGGVFSQSN